The Phycisphaerales bacterium DNA segment CGCGGGCGGACATCGAGTCCGCGGCCGTGACCTCGATGACCTGCTTGCCACCGATGCCCATGACGGCGCCGACCTTGTAGGCCCGCGTGTGCAGGATGACCGCGTCCTTGCCCAGGTCCTTCTTGACCTCGGCGAGGGCTTGGGCCATCGACGGTGCGCGGTAGGTCTTGAGGTTCATGGTCCGTCCGTGGACGCTGCGGGTGAGAGCTCCCTCCTGGAGCCGTGCGCGGGAGTGTACCGCGATCGCGCAGAATCAACCAGAGGCAATCGTGGGTTTTTCGCGGTTCCTGCGCGGGGAGTCTGCGATTGTGGAAAACGTCTCGGATCGCGGAGGGAAGCAGAACACAGAGGGAACAGAGGTGGGAAACGGAGCCACACGGAGAAGGATCATGGATCGGATCCTGTCTTTCACCTCTGTTCCCTCCGTCTCAGCTCTGTGCGCTCTGTGTTCTGCCTTTCAGGCCGCAGCGCCCGCCATCGCCCGCTCGTCCACCGGCGGCGAGACCAGGGCCATCGACTCCACCTCGACGCCGCTCACGACCTCGTTGTAGCCGAGCACCGCCACCGTGGGCAGGTGGGGGTCGAGGAGCTGCTTGACCACCGCCCGCACCGGCGGGCTGGCGATGACGACCGGCGGGTGGCCGGCGGTGATGACCTTCTGCAGCGCGGTGATGACCGCGTCGGCGATGCGCGAGGCGACGCGCGAGGGCATGTTGACCGTGGTGCCCGCGGCCCCGCGGTCGATGTAGGCGTTGATCTGGTCCTCCAGCGCGGGGTCGAGCGTGACGCAGACCATGCGCGGGACGCCGCGCTCGGTGGGCGCGGAGTACTGCTGGCAGATGGTGCGGCGCAGGGCATTCCTGACGTACTCGGTGAGCACCTCGACGTCCCGGGTCTTGCTGCCCCACTCGGCCAGGGTTTCCAGGATCGTCTCGAGGTCGCGGATGGGCACGCGCTCGCGGAGCAGGGCCTGCAGGATCTTCTGCAGCTCGACGGGCTTGACGATCGCCGGCACCGTCTCCTCGATGAGCTTGGGCGCCTTGGCCTTGAGCTGCTCGAGCAGGTTGTTGACCTCGTCGCGCGTCAGCAGCTCGTCGGCGTGCTTGCGCACGATCTCGGTGATGTGCGTCGCCAGCACGCTGGTGGGGTCCACCACCGTGTAGTTCATGGTCTCGGCCCGCATGCGCAAGGCGGGGTCGATCCACCACGCGTCCAGGCCGAAGGCGGGCTCCTTGGTGGCCTCGCCGTCAATCCTGCCGGACGCGATGCCGGAGTCCATGGCCATCAGCTTGCCGGGCTTGGTGACGCCGGTGGCGATGGGGTTGCCGCGGATCTTCACGCGGTACTCCGTCGAGCTCAGCTGCATGTTGTCGCGGATGCGCACGGGCGGCATCACGAGGCCCAGCTCCACAGCCAGCTGGCGGCGGATGGCGGTGATGCGGTCGAGCAGGTCGCCGCCCTGGGCGGTGTCCACCAGCGAAACGAGGGCGTAGCCGACCTCGAGTTCGAGCGTGTCCACCTTGAGCAGCTGCTCCACCGGCGGCGGTTCGGGCTTCTGTGCTGCGGGCGCGGCCGCCTTCTTCTCCTGCTCCACCTTCTTCTGCGTCCGCATCATCATGTACGCGAGCCCGCCGAGGCCGCCCGCGCACGCGAGCAGCGGCAGCGCCGGCAGGGGCGTGAAGGCGAGGGCCGCCAGAAAGCCCGCGGTGATCATGAGGCCCCTGGGCTGGCTGATGACCTGGTCGGCCAGCTCGCTGCCCAGCTCCGCCTTGCTGCCGCTGCGCGTCACGATCAACGCGGACGCGATGGCGATCACGAAGCTGGGGATCTGGGCCGTGAGGCCGTCGCCGATCGTGAGCTTGGTGAACACCTCGGCGGTCTGGCCCGCCTCCCAGCCGCGGGAGATGATGCCCACGCCAAAGCCGCCCGCGACGTTGATGGCGGTGATGATGAGGCCGGCGATGGCGTCGCCACGCACGAACTTGGAGGCGCCGTCCATGGCGCCGAAGAAGTCGGCCTCCTGGCTGACCCGCTCACGCCGCCTGCGGGCCTCCTTCTCGTCGATGTTGCCGGCGTTGAGGTCGGCGTCGATGGCCATCTGCTTGCCGGGCATGGCGTCGAGGGTGAACCGGGCCGCGACCTCGGAGATGCGCGTGGCGCCCTTAGTGATCACCATGAACTGCACGATGACCATGATCAGGAAGATCACGATGCCCACGAAGAGCGAGTCGCCCGCGACGAAGTTGCCGAAGGCCATGATGACGTGGCCCGCGACGGTGGCGGCCTCCTCGGGCGTGCTGGCGTCCGCGGTCAGGATCAGCCGCGTGCTGGCGATGTTGAGCACCAGCCGGAACAGCGTCGTGCCCAGCAGCAGGCTGGGGAACACCGAAAAGTCCAGCGGGTGGCTCATGTAGAGCGTGGTGAGCAGGATGACCAGCGACAGCGCGATGTTGAGCGCGATCAGCACGTCCATCATCACCGGCGGCATCGGCACCAGCAGCACGGCCATCATGGCCACGAACCCCACGGGCACGATGTAGCCGCGGTACTCCTTGATCTTCAGGAGCCAGGCTGGGAAGAGGTTGTTGTTCGTGGCTGTGAGCGCGGCCATGGGTTCTGGTTATCCGGCGCGGAGCGGGGTTTGAAACACAGAGAACACAGAGAGCACAGAGCAAGGCACTTGATTAATCATCCCGTTCATTCGCTTTCTGTTCATTGTTTTGTTCCGTGCGCTCTGTGTTTCCAACTCCTACGCGGCCTTCGATTCCAGCCGGTACACGTACGCCAGCAGCTCCGCAATCGCCTGGTAGAATTCCGGTGAAACTTCCTGGCCGACCTCGACGCCCGCGTACAGGGCCCGCGCCAGTGGCGGGCGCTCGACGATCGGGACCTTGTGGATCATCGCGAGCTGGCGGATCCGCATGGCCATGTGGTCCACACCCTTTGCCACGACGCGCGGGGCCCGCATGGTCTTCTCGTCGTACTGGATCGCGATCGAGTAGTGCGTGGGGTTGGTGACGATCACGTCGGCCTTGGGGACCGCGGCCGCGACGCGCTGCATGGCCATGTCCCGCATGAGCTTCATGCGGCGGCCCTTGACCTGCGGGTCGCCGTCCATGTTGCGGCGCTCGTCCTTGACCTCCTCCTTGGTCATCTTGAGGTCCTGCGTGTGCTGCCACTTCTGGTAGAGGAAGTCCGCCGCTCCGATGACGAGCAGCAGGGCCAGCAGCCAGATCGCGAGCTCGACGACGAGCTTCACCATGAGCGCTACGCCGGTGAACGTGTCCAGCAGCGGCAGGCCCGCGACGACGGCGAGCTTGTTCTTGAGGTAGAGCCACGCGACGGTCGTCACCACCACCAGCTTGAGCACATTCATGCCGGTCTTGGCGAGGTTGCGCCTGGAGAGGAGCCGCCCGAAGCCGGTGATGGGGTTGAGGCGGTCGAACTTGGGCATGAGGGGCTGCGTGGTGAACAGCAGGCCGAACTGCACGATGTGGCTCATGGCCGCGACCACGGCGATCAAGCCGATGACCGGCGTCATCGCAAGCACGGTCTCCCAGGTGATGGTCACGAGCAGCTGGCCCATGTCCCTGGGGTCGAGGTTCCCCCCAGGGTTGGTCAGCACGTTGCGCATGACGGCCGTCATGGCGCGGATGATGGCCCCGCCGAAGATCATGAGCAGGATCACGCCGCCGATGAGGTCGATCGCGGCCGCGAGGTCCTGGCTCTTGGCGACCTGCCCCTTGCCGCGGGCGTCCTCGAGCTTGCGCCCGCTGGGTGCCTCTGTTTTTTCTCCGAGGTCGTCGGCCATGGTGGAGACCTAAAGGCAGAACACAGAGGGACGGTGGGGGACGGAGAGAACAGAGAAGGAATCTGAATAGGAAGACATTGCGTTGTCGCGCTGCGTTCTCTGGAGCTTCTGTTCTTTTCTTTCTGCTTCCATTCCCTGCCTCTCCTCCGTGTGGCTCTGTCCCATCTCTGTGCCCTCTGTGTTCGGCCTTCTCTGGTTCTAGAGCGATGCGACCCAGCCACGGATGTCGGAGAGCACGCGCATAATCTCGTCGCCCACGGCGTCCCTGATCGCGTACAGCGCGAAGGTGAGCATGAGCAGCCCCGCCACAATTTTGATCGCGAAGCCAACGGACAGCACGTTGAGCTGCGGCATCGTCTTGCCCACGACACCCAGCACCACGATGATGAGCAGGATGATGGCGGTGACGGGCGCGGACACGCGGATAGCGAGCTCAAAGCCGCTGCTGAGCGTGCCCACGAAGAGGTCCAGGGGGGTCTGCGAGACCTGGAAGCCGCCGAGCGGCACGTTCTTGAACGAGTCGATGACGCCGCAAAACAGTCTTTCGAGGCCGCCAGCCGCGACGAAGATGCCGGCGCCGATGTAGTAGATGAGCTGGCCGAGGATGTCGGTCTCGAAGTCGGCGTCGGGGTTGTACACCTTGGCCAGCCCCATGCCCATGTTCTGCCCCGCGATGATGCCCGACATCTCGAGCGACAGCAGCGGGATCGCGGCGATGCCGCCGATGGCGACGCCCACGAGGCTCTCGGTTACGATGAGCGGGACGAGGCCGAAGAGGTCGGTAGGCACCTCCGCCATGGTCAGCGACGGCGAGACGATGGGGAAGATGGCCGCGGCCAGCATGAGCACGAGCAGGGCCTTGAAGCGGCGCGGGATCATGATGTTGACCAGCAGCGGGGCCATGACGAACACCCCCGCGAGGCGGAAGGCCACGAGCGTGTACGGCACCACGCGGGCGAGAAGGGGGTTGATGTCTTGCGAGTCCATTGGGAACTAACCACAGAGGCACAGAGACACAGAGAAGACAAGGCAAAGAAAGGCGTGGATTGATACAGAGGCGGCTTGCATGTTCTTCTTTGTCCTGATCCGTCTTTTCCGTCTGCCTTTCTTCTCTGTGCCTCTGTGTCTCTGTGGTTGACTTCCCTCCTAGCTGGTGAGCGAGAAGAGGCTGGCCGCGTACTCGACGAGGCGCTGGGCGATCCATGGGATCAGCACGGCCGCGGCAACGACCATCACGACGATCTTGGGCACGAACGCGAGCGTCTGGTCCTGCACGCTCGTGACCGACTGGAGCAGCGAGATGATCAGGCCCACCACGATGCCCGCGAGCAGGATGGGCGCGGCGATCTTCAGCGTGATGATCAACGCGGTGCGGACGAGTTCGACTGAGGATTCGTCGTAGTGCATGGGAGAGAGCGAACAATGAAAAACGAGAACCGAAATGAGGAGAGCGCGGCCGTCGTCGCTTGGGTCTGCTAGCCACTCCCTGTCTGTGCGAAGCTGTGCATCAGCCCCCCCACTACCAGCGTCCAGCCGTCCACCAGCACGAACAGCAGCAGCTTGAAGGGCAGCGAGATGAGCACGGGCGGGAGCATCATCATGCTCATGGCGATGAGCATGGTGGAGATGACCATGTCGATGACGAGGAACGGCAGGTAGATGCGGAAGCCCATCAGGAACGCGGTCTTGAGCTCGCTGAGCATGTACGCGGGCACGAGCGAGATCATGTCCACGTCGGCGCGGCTGAGCTTCTCGGGCTCGCTGGTGTCCACGCCGCGGTACTCGAGGATCATGTAGAGGCTCGACCAGTTGCCGGTCGCCTCGATCTGGTTGAACATGAAGTCGCGGAGCGGCTGCTTGGCCTTGTTCCACAGCTCGTCGTAGTCCTTGATCTCGCCCTGGCGGTAGGGCACGATCGCCTCGGCGTTGATGCGGTCGAGCGTGGGCGCCATGACCAGCAGCGTCATGAAGAGGGCCAGCGCGGTCGTGACCTGCGGGGGCGGGACGCTCTGCGTGCCCATCGCCTGCCGCAGCAGCCCCAGCACGATCAGGATGCGCACGAAGCACGTGCACATCAGCATGATCGAGGGCGCGAGCGCGACGACCGTCAGGACGACGAGGATGTTGAGCGCCGTCGAGAGGCCGGGCTTCTCGCCGTCGCTGCTGCTGGTGTTGCCGCCGGGCAGGACGCGCGCGGCGGAGTCGATCATCTGGAGCGGGTTCAGCGCGTCCGTCGCGGTCGTGGTTGGCAGCGAAAGCAGCGGCCCGGCGGGCGGGTTGACCGTGGGGTTCGTGACAGGCTGCACAGACGCCGGTGCGGCGTCGACCGGCGGGCCGACCTGGGCGGGCGCTGCGAGCGCGAACGCAGCTGTGGCGAGCGCGACGGCCAGCGTGCGGAGCCTCATCGCGCCCCCCCCCGCCGCGGGCGTGCGCATCGTCTGGAGGCGCGAGCGGATCGCGCTGGGCTGGCGCTGCGTCGCATGCGGGCGCGCAGTGCTGGCGATGGCGGAAGCCGTCGGCTCGTCGGTGATCTCGACCCCAGCGGGCTCTTCGAGCGCGGCCGCTGCGGCCCGGTCGGAGGCCGAGAGCATGCCCTGGAACTTGCGGGCGAGCGTGTCGCCCTCCTCGTCGCGCACCTTGAGCAGGATCGACGCAACGTCCTCGGCGTCGGTGACCTCTGTGAGCGTGGTCATCGTCGTACCGCCAAGCTTGCCGCCACGCCCCTGGCACAGCAGCAGCACGCGCCGGTCCATCTTCAGCAGGATCAGCGTGCTGCCGCGCCCTACCGGGTAGCGGCCAAGGACTTCGAGGATCCCGGACGGCGCCCGCCCCCCCGCGCCCAGCGCGGCCATGAGCCCCCCACTGCGACGCGAGACAAGCCGCACGGTGACGCCGAGCACGACGATCAGCGCAACAACCCCCGCGAGGGAGACAACGGTCTGCACTGTCGAGGCCGAGATGGAGGGCTCAGAGTTGCCGAGCGGCGCGGCCTCGGTCTTCTGCTTGGCTGCGGGGGCGAGGGGCTTGGACTCCGGCGAATCGGCGAGGGTGGCGGATGCGAGCACGAGGGCGACTGACGCGCCGAGCACCCGCACGAAGCGGCACGACCCGAAGACAGACCGTGCCCGTTCCACCTCGGGCGCTCTGCTGCGTGATTTCGTCTCCGCACGGGCCATCCTGGCGCTCGCGAGTAGTTTGGGCAGCTCCGCTGCCTTGCAGTTTCAGGGTGTGATCAGCCGGCCTTGGCCGCGGGTTGCGGGGCCTCAGCGGCCGGCGCGACAATCTCGTTGATTCGCACGCAGAAGTTATCGTTGAGGACGAGCACCTCGCCCCGCGCGACGTGGCGATCGTTGACGTAGACGTCCACCGGGTCGCCGGCGAGCTTGTCGAGCTCGACGACGGCGCCCTCGGAGAGCCGCAGCACGTCCTCGACCAGCATCCGCGTGCGGCCCAGCTCGATCTTGACGTTGAGGTTCACGTCCGACAGCAGGTCGATCGCCTTGGGCGCGGGTGTGGACGCGGGCGTCGAAAAACTGGGGAGCGGCAGCGGCGCAGGTGCGCCCGCATCAGCTGCGGTCGGCGGTGCTCCGGGAGCGGGCATCGAAGGATCAGACTCGGCCATCCTGGCCTCCTGACAAAGACCCGCACCGCGCCGGCACGACATCCTGTCGATACGGCGTGGGGCGTTGTGGCTCCACCATCGGATATTGCGCGGCCCCCCCGGTACTTTTCGGCAGCGTCTGCGCGTGGTCCCATAAGCACGCGCAAGGCCTGCGCGCCTGTACAGGGGAGTCGCTACCTCGGCGGCGCGGCGCTATTCGGTCGGGAAGCCCTTGCACTTCGGGATGACCAGCTTCTCCAGCCGGTCGCGACCCTCGGTGTCCTTCCCGAGGATCTGGTTCATGTACGCGGTGATCTGGCGGTTGATGGTCTGGAGGTCCGATTCCTTGAGTTGGCTGTGCGGGGCGCGCCGGAAGATCATGGCAATGCCCTCCTGCACCTCGGCCTTTCGGCGCTCCAGTTCCTTCTCGACAACCTCCTTGTTGCGGACCCGGACCTTGAGCACAATCGAGGTGTCCCACACCCAGACCCGGCCGGTCTGCATGTTCTGGAACTTCTCGTCGATGAGCGGCACCTCGACGGTCGCTTCGAGATCTTCCTTCTCCTCGCCCTCCAGGGCCTTGGCCTCGGCAACCTGGGGCTGCTTGCTGGTGGCGCTCACGAACACGAACACCCCTACCGCCTCCGCGATCATGAGCGCGCCGACCACGCCCATGGTCTTGATGGGCAAGCCCTTCTTGGGGGCCTCCGGCGCGGGCTCACCCTCGGGCTTCTTCTTTTCGTCCTTGTCGGCCACGCGACTACCTCCCGGCGCGCTGAGGGCGCCCGAGTCCACATCGGCTGGAAAAGGTCAGGGGTGAAGCGAGCGCGGGTATCGGGCGTGGTGGTCTGCCGGAATAAACGGATCGCGCTCAGGCGGCCTTGGCGGGCGGCAGTTCCTGCGCCATGGTGCGGGCGTCCGCGGCCGCGCGGCGTCGCCGCCCCGTAGCCGCCGCGGACACCGCAACAACGGACATGATGATCCACAGTGCCGCCGCGCCCGCGGCCCAAGGGTCCAGGAGCAGCGAGGAGGGCACGAAACCCAGCAGGATGGCGAGCGAGCCCGCCGCGCCGACAGCTGCGATGGCGTGCTTGGCCCCGGCGCCCACCTCGCGCAATGCCAGGCGCAGCAGGTGGTCCACCCGCAGGTGCGCCGCGGTCCACAGCGCGGCCACTACCAGTACGGCCGCGAGGGCCAGCATGGCCGCGAACAGGGCCAGGTCGTTGATGGTCTGGTCGGCGACGGTCATCACAAGATTCATCGGCCAATCTCCTCCGGCGGGGCGTGTGCCGGAGTGTGATCGGACGTTCCCGGGTGCCGCTTGAGCGGGCCCCAGCGTCTTCAGGGCTGGTGGCCAGTTCTTACCGGCCCAGCGTCATGAGCTGCTGCATGAGGTCGTCGGCGGTGCGGATGACACGCGAGGACGCCGAGTAGCCCGTGGACGACAAAATCAGCTTGATGAACTCCTCGCCAAGATCGACGTTGGAGAGCTCGAGGGCGCCGCCGATGACGCTGCCGGCGCTGAACTCGCCCGCCGCCGTGATCACGGGGTTCCCCGAGTTCGCGCCGACGGTGAACATGCTGTTGCCGGCGTCCACCATGCCCTCAGGGTTGGCGAACGTGGCGATCGCGACCTGGCCGAGGGTGCGGGTCAGGCCGTTGGTGAAAGCGCCGGTGATGATGCCATCAGCGCCCACCGCGTACGCCGAGAGCGTGCCGATGGGGGCGCCGTCGCGGGCGGTCGCGGCGAGCGTCGAACGGCTGTCGCTGAGCGAGGTCACGCCGTTGCTGCCGTCGTTGCCGGTGAAGCTGAGGCTGATGGAGAGCGGGGAGTCGGCGCCTGAGCCGTCGCGGTCGATCGCGATACCGAGCGGCAGCGGGTTGAGGGGCTGGCCGTTGCTGTCGAAGGAAACGGTGCCGGAGCCGACCTGCAACGCGATGTCGCTGTCGTCCACGGACTCGACCGAGTAGCGCCAGGTCGTGCCGTTTACGCCCCGGGACTCGAGCGTGAGCGTGAGGTCTACCTCGACCGGTGAGCCGAGCGAGTCGAAGGCGACGAAGGTCGTTCGCACGCTCTCGCCATCCGCGGCCACTGCCTTCGCAGAGGCGAAGGGCGAGCGCAGGAACGTGCCTGCTCCGTTGGTGATCCGGAGGTCGGCGACGTCGATCACCAGATCGTTCGCCGTGCCGGTGTTGCCGATGATCGAGATCTCGCCCGTGACGCCGTTGATGTCCACGCCGGGCATCGAACCGTCGGGGTTGGCGCCGGCATTGAGGTCGATGCCAAGGGCTTCCGCGAGGAACGTGTTCAGGTCGTCGATCGTGGTGGTCGCGGTCACGGCGAAGCTGGCGGTAGGCAGCTGCTTCCCGCCCTTTTCAGCCCCCTTGATCTCGAACCGCTGACCGGCGGTGAAGAGGGGCGTGTCGGAACCGAGCAGTGTCGGGTCCTCGATATCGACGAGGCGGGTGGTGCGGTCGATGATGTCGGGCGCGGTGGGCGCGGGATTCGCGGTGGTGATCGCCCGCAGGGCGTTGCTGCCCGTGCCTGTCAGGTTGATGCGGGCCCCTTGAGTGGGGAGCAAACCGTCGGAGTTGAGGTTGCCGGAGAACTTCACGTTGCGCGTGGCCTCGGCGAGGGTCATCGAGCCCAGCGGTACGTTCAGGTCGATCAGCTGCCCGGGGATGATGTTGAAGTTGGCATCAACGCCGAAGCCCTGCAGACGGTTGCCCGCGAGGTCAACAAGGTCATTGTTCTGGTTGGCCCGGAACGCACCGGCACGCGTGAAGACCTGCGAAGGCCCGCGGTTCATCACGAAGAACCCCGCGCCGTCGATCGCCAGGTCGCGGGCGTCACCTGTCGCGGAAATAGCCCCGCCCGTCATGTTGCGCTGCGTGCCGCCGGCCTGGACGCCGTAGCCGATCTGGAACGGGTTACTGCCGCCACGAGCCTCGGAGGGCGCGGAGCCCGCCGTCATGTTGCGGCTGAACATCGTGGAGAAGAGCATGCGGCTGCTCTTGTACGAGGTCGTGTTGACGTTGGCGATGTTGTTGCCGATGACGTCGATGTTCCGCGAGTTGGCGGTCATCCCTGAGAGGCCGGTGAACAGGGCGGTGGTCGAAGCCATGGTCCTGGTTCCTTCGCGTGCACAAATCGCGACGGTGAATCGCTAAGGGAGGGCCTCCATGCCCGGAACATCGGCGGCGTCCTTGCCGCGTGACTGGTATCTCAGGCCCTTGGCGGCGTCCTGCCACCAAGAATCCTGAGCAGAGAAGCATTCATGCTGTTGGCTGTGAGCGTTGGCACCTGGTTCGGCACCTCACCCGCATCGGGCGCGACGGTGACCACGGCGTCCACGCCGTTGAGCACCCTGGTGGCTGATGTATCGGCCTTGCCGGTGATGGTCCGCAGGCCGACGTCCATCTGCAGCACCATGCCGTCGATGAGCACCAGGGCCTTGCTCGCTCCCGCGGCCTCGGCGCGGTCGGCCGCGGCGGCGAGGCGGTTGAGCTGAGAGGGTGTCAGGTCGATGCCGGCATGACGGGAGACGCGGATCGGCAGATCGCTGGAAACGCCACCAGTGCTCGCTTTGTCGAGCATGTCCTGGAACGATGGCCCCTCGATAAGGCGTGGCGTGGCACTGGCAGGGTCGGCTCCGACGGGGCGGATCCCCGAGCCGAGCGCCCGCAGGAGTGCCGTGGGATCATTCGTCACTCGCCACCCCCACTGCTGGCGGTCTGCTTGATCTCGTCGAGGTAGCCCACCGGGATGCGCTCGCCGGACTTAAGGATCAGCATCGTGCCGTCCTGGGTGCGGGCGACGGACTTCACCTCCCCGGTCACACGCTCGAAGTTCTCATCCACGCCGCTGACCGTCTTCCCAACCAGCATCGCCGCGGAGGCGAACTCATTCTGCTGCACCAGCCGGCCCAGGTCGTTCGACAGGTCCATGTCGGACTGGATGGACCGCACGGCCGAGATCTGCTGCAGCAGCGCGTTCGTGTCGTTTGGCGCGAGCGGGTCCTGCTTCGTCAGCTCGGTCAGGATGAGCTTGAAGAAGTCGCCGGAGGACAGGTTGCTCAGGCCCCCTGCTCCGCCGCTGCTCTGTGCGCTGGTGAGTGCGTCGATGGCGCTCATGGTTCTTCCTCAGGCCACGGCGTCGAGGTGAAGGCGGTAGACACCGCCCTGCTCGAGCGCAAAGGACACTTCAACGGCGGCTGCGGGCCAGGGCTCGTGCACCTGGATGTCGCCCTGTCGCCCCTGCCCGCGGCCTTCACCGGTGTGCGCCTCCGCGCCGCCGCCGGTGTGCCGGCCCGTGTGTTCGCCGGTGGCTTGCTCCCCGGTGTGATCGGGCTGCTTGTCCGCCGCGTCCTGCGACGGTGCGCCGCTCGGCGGCGCCACGATGTCGATGCGTTCCACGCTCAGACCCCGCGCTTCCAGCGCGGCCCGGAGAGAATGCTGTGCGTCGGTGAGCAACTGCCGTGCCGTCTCGCTGGACGCTTCCAGCTTGGCGGTAACCTCCCCCTGCTCCATGCTGACCTCGATCTTGAGCGAGCCCAGGTGCGCGGGTTTCAAGTTGATGGTCACGGTGCCCTCACCCTGCTTGAGCGCCATGGCAAGGCCCTTCGCGGCCTGCGGGATAAACGCATGCTGGACGACGCTCTGCTTGAGTGCCGGGGCCTGCGCGGTGAGCCGGTTGAGAGCGGCCTGTTTGGCGGCGGTTGCGGGGAGGGTGCCGAAGGGGCCTACGCCCTGTGCCGTACTGCCTCGCGCGGCGGTTGTAGCGCGCTGGTTCTGCGGCGTGCTCTGCGCGGCTTGCGCCGCGGTGGCTGCGGCGTTCGCTTGCGAGTGAGTTGCTGGGAGGGCCTGCATGTTGTCCGATGGCCCCGGCCCCGGTTTACTCGCGTGGTGGTCGCTGTACCGCGGCCTCGATTCCGCCTCCGGCGCCGTAGGCTGGGGCTCGCCATCCGCTTCGGGGATGACGGGCTGATCCTGGGCAACTGGGCTCGCCGCCAGCTGAGCTGATGACCGAACGGCCCGGCGATCGATCGCTCCTTCCGCCGGCGCCGGCTGCGGGTGCGGCTGCTCGCTCTGAGGGGCGGCACCGACGGCGCTCGTCGCGGTTGAGGAGACTTGAGGAGCAGCATGCTGAGCTGCAGCGTTTTCAGCCGCGTCCTTCCCCGCCGCTTCGGTGACGGGCGCAACGCTCGGCTGCAGCGGCGCGGCGGCGGGGACCGGAGTGGCCAGCTCGGTGGTCGCAGCAGTAGCGATTGAGGAGGAATGCCGCGACGGCTCAGCCGTCTCCACGACAGCCAGTTGTCCCGAGGTGGCGTCCTCGCGCGATTCCTGCACTTCCTGCCTGGTATCAGCAGGTTGCTGCGCGTCCTCGGGCCGTTCCTGCGCATCGCGCTCAAGTTGTTCGCTCGTCGATGCTCGTGACTGCCGTTGCACGGCCTCAGGCGCGTGCACTGGCAGTTCCGCGCCCTTCACACCAAGGTTGAGCCCCGCCATGAGCGCCGCGAACGGGTTCGCTGGCCTCGCGCGTGGCCTCTGCACGGGCGCGTCGGTCGGCAGGAACGTATTGACCGGGGCAGGGCTGACCTTGGGCATCGTTGAGCGGGCCTCACGGCACGCGGGCGAACTCGCCGCGTTTCCGGAGTCGCTCAAGCAAGTCGGCTGCCAGCTTCGGGTCGGTCTTCGTCAGGGACTCCATGATCTTGGCCCGCTGCTTGTCGCCCATCGCATCCAGGTACTCCACCACAGCACCGATCTGCTGCTCATTGGGACCGGCCGGTGCCGGCTGTGGTGCTTCGGCCCCGTTCGCGACGGGCACCATGGTCAGCTCTGGCGGGGGCGCGGCCGGCTCCAGCATCTGGAGCAACAGCGTGACAGCCTGCTGCGGCTTGGCGCTCGTGAGGATTTTCAAGGTCTTTTGGAACTGTGCATCGCTGGTCCCGGCGTTCAGGCTGGCCACCACCTGATCGAACTGCTTCTTCTCGGCCTCGAACGCCGCGCGCTCGTCGCGGAGCCGCTGACCCTCGGCGGCGAGCTGCATCTGGAGGTCCGCCACCTCGCGCTTGAGCCGCTCGATGCGCTGGCGGTCGATTTCGGTCGCTTCAATGCGGGCCTGGAGCTTTTCCGCCGCGGTGAGCGGTGGCCGGCCTGCGCGTGCCTCAGCCTCTGCTTTCGCGTTCGCGGCTTCCTGCTCCTTAGCGGCCTGCTCCAGCTCCGATCGCTCCAGCGAGATTGGCTTAGCGA contains these protein-coding regions:
- the fliN gene encoding flagellar motor switch protein FliN — translated: MAESDPSMPAPGAPPTAADAGAPAPLPLPSFSTPASTPAPKAIDLLSDVNLNVKIELGRTRMLVEDVLRLSEGAVVELDKLAGDPVDVYVNDRHVARGEVLVLNDNFCVRINEIVAPAAEAPQPAAKAG
- a CDS encoding flagellar hook-basal body complex protein, with protein sequence MASTTALFTGLSGMTANSRNIDVIGNNIANVNTTSYKSSRMLFSTMFSRNMTAGSAPSEARGGSNPFQIGYGVQAGGTQRNMTGGAISATGDARDLAIDGAGFFVMNRGPSQVFTRAGAFRANQNNDLVDLAGNRLQGFGVDANFNIIPGQLIDLNVPLGSMTLAEATRNVKFSGNLNSDGLLPTQGARINLTGTGSNALRAITTANPAPTAPDIIDRTTRLVDIEDPTLLGSDTPLFTAGQRFEIKGAEKGGKQLPTASFAVTATTTIDDLNTFLAEALGIDLNAGANPDGSMPGVDINGVTGEISIIGNTGTANDLVIDVADLRITNGAGTFLRSPFASAKAVAADGESVRTTFVAFDSLGSPVEVDLTLTLESRGVNGTTWRYSVESVDDSDIALQVGSGTVSFDSNGQPLNPLPLGIAIDRDGSGADSPLSISLSFTGNDGSNGVTSLSDSRSTLAATARDGAPIGTLSAYAVGADGIITGAFTNGLTRTLGQVAIATFANPEGMVDAGNSMFTVGANSGNPVITAAGEFSAGSVIGGALELSNVDLGEEFIKLILSSTGYSASSRVIRTADDLMQQLMTLGR
- a CDS encoding flagellar hook capping FlgD N-terminal domain-containing protein, translating into MSAIDALTSAQSSGGAGGLSNLSSGDFFKLILTELTKQDPLAPNDTNALLQQISAVRSIQSDMDLSNDLGRLVQQNEFASAAMLVGKTVSGVDENFERVTGEVKSVARTQDGTMLILKSGERIPVGYLDEIKQTASSGGGE
- a CDS encoding flagellar hook-length control protein FliK, whose product is MPKVSPAPVNTFLPTDAPVQRPRARPANPFAALMAGLNLGVKGAELPVHAPEAVQRQSRASTSEQLERDAQERPEDAQQPADTRQEVQESREDATSGQLAVVETAEPSRHSSSIATAATTELATPVPAAAPLQPSVAPVTEAAGKDAAENAAAQHAAPQVSSTATSAVGAAPQSEQPHPQPAPAEGAIDRRAVRSSAQLAASPVAQDQPVIPEADGEPQPTAPEAESRPRYSDHHASKPGPGPSDNMQALPATHSQANAAATAAQAAQSTPQNQRATTAARGSTAQGVGPFGTLPATAAKQAALNRLTAQAPALKQSVVQHAFIPQAAKGLAMALKQGEGTVTINLKPAHLGSLKIEVSMEQGEVTAKLEASSETARQLLTDAQHSLRAALEARGLSVERIDIVAPPSGAPSQDAADKQPDHTGEQATGEHTGRHTGGGAEAHTGEGRGQGRQGDIQVHEPWPAAAVEVSFALEQGGVYRLHLDAVA